The Verrucomicrobium spinosum DSM 4136 = JCM 18804 genome includes a region encoding these proteins:
- a CDS encoding dihydrofolate reductase, translating into MPSPLAPDIQLIAIAAMASNRVIGRDGTLPWHLPEDLKFFKKTTAGHPVLMGRKTFESIVAALGKPLPNRRNIVLSSTLAPQEGVEVIPHLASLSQLSALTSPVYLIGGAQLYEALLPVCDELLLTWIDQPYEGDAFFPAFEGDFSLREVLGHGEGFEFRRYVRSGR; encoded by the coding sequence ATGCCCTCCCCGCTCGCCCCGGACATCCAGCTCATCGCCATCGCCGCCATGGCTTCCAACCGTGTGATCGGCCGGGACGGCACCCTGCCCTGGCATCTGCCGGAGGATCTGAAGTTCTTCAAAAAAACGACCGCTGGCCACCCGGTGCTCATGGGGAGGAAGACTTTCGAATCCATCGTGGCCGCCCTGGGCAAGCCCCTCCCCAACCGGCGCAACATCGTCCTCAGCAGCACCCTGGCACCGCAGGAAGGCGTCGAGGTCATCCCACACCTCGCCAGCCTTTCCCAACTGTCTGCCCTGACCTCACCCGTGTACCTCATCGGAGGAGCCCAGCTCTATGAAGCGCTCCTGCCCGTCTGTGATGAACTTTTGCTCACGTGGATCGACCAACCCTACGAGGGCGATGCGTTTTTCCCTGCGTTTGAAGGGGATTTCTCCCTGCGGGAGGTCTTGGGCCACGGAGAGGGCTTTGAGTTCCGCCGTTACGTGCGAAGCGGCAGATAG
- a CDS encoding ion transporter, which translates to MSRSGNTSETKLRVWDLVLAMLSIYLLVALGAEMILDLDDDIRWGLNLTDNLMCFIFLGDFFHRLGTAPNRLAYLKWGWIDFVSSIPSLDIFRWGRFFRLFRILRIIRSGRQILLVLRQSRAQSLLLSVLFGCFLIVDVGAMAMLHFEKGVTGSNIQTVQDAFWWAVVTMTTVGYGDHYPVTPEGRMVAAFLMITGIGLFGSLTAYLSSNLLKKDAEKEVGDLNAVLAKLESVERKLEAVEARLAGEAGRKENG; encoded by the coding sequence ATGAGTCGTTCCGGGAATACTTCTGAAACCAAGCTCCGGGTCTGGGACCTGGTGCTGGCGATGCTCTCCATCTACCTCCTCGTGGCTCTGGGGGCGGAGATGATTCTGGATCTGGATGATGACATCCGGTGGGGGTTGAACCTCACGGATAACTTGATGTGTTTCATCTTTCTGGGGGACTTCTTTCACCGCCTGGGCACGGCACCCAACCGGCTGGCATATCTGAAGTGGGGCTGGATCGATTTTGTCTCCAGCATCCCCTCGCTGGACATCTTCCGCTGGGGGCGGTTTTTCCGCCTGTTCCGCATTTTGCGCATCATCCGCTCTGGCCGGCAGATCCTGCTGGTGCTGCGGCAGAGCCGGGCGCAGAGTCTGCTGTTGAGCGTGCTTTTTGGCTGTTTCCTCATTGTGGATGTGGGGGCGATGGCCATGCTCCACTTTGAGAAGGGCGTGACGGGCTCCAACATCCAGACCGTGCAGGACGCCTTCTGGTGGGCCGTGGTGACCATGACCACGGTGGGTTATGGCGACCACTATCCCGTGACCCCGGAGGGGCGCATGGTGGCGGCGTTTCTCATGATCACGGGCATCGGCCTTTTCGGCTCGCTGACGGCGTATCTTTCATCGAACCTCTTGAAGAAGGATGCGGAGAAGGAGGTGGGGGATTTGAATGCGGTGCTTGCCAAGCTGGAGAGCGTGGAGCGGAAGCTGGAGGC
- a CDS encoding prolyl oligopeptidase family serine peptidase, with protein sequence MKPSASILLALALATLSAGSAFADGPKDNIITNVRPIPPVGVEVPQADREAIEKGLQELKAAIEDAKKAQAKNPQLADLLPDVEVFHKAVDWALRYQLFSKPPEIKLAFEQLTEGKSRAEALKKGDAPWTRQKGLVVRAYRSRIDGSVQPYGLVIPDSYDTSGGAPVRLDFWIHGRGETLSELSFVDQRMKQKGQILPKDAIVLHPYGRYCCANKFAGEVDLFEALEHAKKFYRIDEDRIVMRGFSMGGAAAWQFATHFSDQWCAANPGAGFAETAEFLKVFQTEDVNTVPWWHKKLWGWYDATDYALNLMQCPTVAYSGEIDKQKQAADIMDRFLKAEGLDLTHIIGPQTAHKIHPDSLVEIERRLADIVALGRNRTPAEVHFATKTLRYNRINWVTVDGLEEHWEKGRVDAVVKGDASVEVKTSKITALTLNFDAGHSPFHLQKKVTVTLDGTPFTTSTTRLDRSFTAAFQKKDGKWQIAETTASAPAGVLAKRHGLSGPVDDAFMDAFLFVTPTGPALNPAVEKWVGSELNHAVVEWQKQFRGDAPQKKDTEVKDEDIARHNLILWGDPSSNAVLKKIADKLPIKWTAEGLEVNGKKHAAGENAPVLVYPNPLNPARYVVINSSFTYREYDYLNNARQVPKLPDWAVVNFSEAPNVVSPGKITDAGFFNEAWQWKPAPAAAPAPAQAAPAKP encoded by the coding sequence ATGAAACCATCTGCCTCGATCCTCCTCGCCCTGGCGCTGGCCACCCTCTCGGCTGGCTCTGCCTTTGCCGACGGCCCTAAAGACAACATCATCACCAACGTCCGCCCCATCCCGCCCGTGGGCGTCGAGGTCCCGCAGGCCGACCGCGAGGCCATTGAAAAAGGGCTGCAGGAGCTCAAGGCCGCCATCGAGGACGCGAAGAAGGCCCAGGCCAAGAACCCGCAACTGGCCGACCTGTTGCCTGATGTGGAAGTCTTCCACAAGGCCGTGGACTGGGCCCTGCGCTACCAGCTCTTCAGCAAGCCCCCCGAGATCAAGCTCGCCTTTGAGCAACTGACTGAAGGAAAGTCCCGCGCTGAAGCCCTGAAGAAAGGCGACGCCCCCTGGACCCGTCAAAAGGGGCTCGTGGTTCGAGCCTATCGCTCCAGGATCGATGGCTCTGTGCAGCCCTACGGCCTGGTCATTCCAGACAGCTACGACACCAGCGGTGGAGCCCCGGTGCGCCTCGACTTCTGGATCCACGGCCGCGGCGAGACGCTCAGCGAGCTCAGCTTCGTGGACCAACGCATGAAACAGAAGGGTCAAATCCTGCCGAAGGACGCCATCGTCCTGCATCCCTACGGCCGCTACTGCTGCGCCAACAAGTTCGCCGGTGAGGTGGACCTCTTTGAGGCGCTGGAGCATGCGAAGAAGTTCTACCGCATCGATGAAGACCGCATCGTCATGCGCGGCTTCAGCATGGGCGGCGCGGCCGCCTGGCAGTTCGCCACCCACTTTTCCGACCAGTGGTGCGCCGCCAATCCAGGGGCCGGCTTCGCGGAGACAGCGGAGTTCCTGAAGGTCTTTCAGACAGAGGATGTGAACACCGTCCCCTGGTGGCACAAGAAGCTCTGGGGCTGGTATGACGCCACGGATTATGCCCTGAACCTCATGCAGTGCCCCACCGTCGCCTACAGCGGCGAGATCGATAAACAGAAGCAGGCGGCCGACATCATGGACCGCTTCCTGAAAGCGGAGGGCCTGGACCTCACCCACATCATCGGGCCGCAGACCGCGCACAAGATCCACCCGGACAGCCTTGTCGAGATCGAGCGCCGCCTGGCCGACATCGTCGCGCTGGGTCGCAACCGCACGCCGGCTGAGGTGCACTTCGCCACCAAGACGCTCCGCTACAACCGGATTAACTGGGTGACGGTGGACGGACTGGAAGAGCACTGGGAAAAAGGCCGCGTGGATGCCGTGGTGAAAGGCGACGCCTCTGTGGAGGTGAAGACCAGCAAGATCACCGCGCTCACGCTCAACTTCGACGCCGGGCACAGCCCCTTCCATCTCCAGAAGAAAGTAACCGTCACGCTGGATGGCACGCCGTTCACCACCAGCACGACCAGGCTGGACCGCTCCTTCACCGCCGCCTTCCAGAAGAAGGACGGCAAGTGGCAGATCGCGGAAACAACAGCCTCCGCCCCGGCTGGGGTGCTGGCCAAGCGCCACGGTCTGAGCGGCCCGGTGGACGATGCCTTCATGGACGCGTTCCTCTTTGTCACCCCCACCGGACCGGCCCTGAATCCCGCCGTGGAAAAATGGGTGGGCAGCGAGCTCAACCACGCTGTGGTCGAGTGGCAGAAGCAGTTCCGCGGCGACGCCCCGCAGAAGAAGGACACCGAGGTGAAGGACGAGGACATCGCCCGCCACAACCTCATCCTCTGGGGTGACCCCTCCAGCAACGCCGTGCTCAAGAAGATCGCCGACAAGCTGCCCATCAAGTGGACCGCCGAAGGTCTGGAAGTGAACGGCAAGAAACATGCAGCAGGTGAAAACGCCCCCGTGCTTGTTTACCCGAACCCGCTCAACCCCGCCCGCTACGTGGTGATCAACAGCAGCTTCACGTATCGTGAGTACGACTACCTCAACAACGCCCGCCAGGTGCCCAAGCTGCCCGACTGGGCCGTGGTGAACTTCAGCGAAGCCCCCAACGTGGTGTCGCCCGGCAAGATCACCGACGCCGGCTTCTTCAACGAAGCCTGGCAGTGGAAGCCCGCCCCTGCGGCCGCCCCAGCCCCGGCCCAAGCCGCCCCCGCCAAGCCCTGA
- a CDS encoding SGNH/GDSL hydrolase family protein, producing the protein MIATRLAFVLFLLAIQGCREERVPGAELQVLGERTAVSKAKKPMDVVPYDDALVWHEYEVKRVWFGDCKAEKIRVAHWSVAGAKEVPVDEELGGELALSLRPFEANSALQEVAQSDDLAFDEEVPRFIDLGQTLRVDKTPKSLRLDYSGLFSEQMTLYWKLRSQLRLVAMGNSLVTKGIETRQFFSPENERTPVALNLAPAGANNTLQCLIVREYVLPLPKVEWVVWGVSPRAFNAEREDTMKLEVFLASPGWNYDQENENKLWPAPATAPVTVEDLASLKVTRFDAWGWEGRDQIALPSTSDAETRRAFITKEFKEPDFSWEEDRWREFVETVRALNAKGVKVLLLTTPMHPVVKETAAADPDWTSHEGMAQLVKRLEGLDQELSRSWYRDYNLAGHHAFTPDEFYDADHMNRAGAVRLTQQIAAWMATCEGK; encoded by the coding sequence ATGATTGCCACCCGTTTGGCCTTTGTGCTGTTTCTTTTAGCTATTCAAGGCTGTCGGGAGGAGCGTGTGCCCGGTGCGGAGCTGCAAGTGCTGGGAGAGCGCACGGCAGTTTCCAAGGCCAAGAAACCCATGGATGTGGTGCCCTATGATGACGCGCTGGTCTGGCATGAGTATGAGGTGAAGAGGGTCTGGTTTGGCGACTGCAAGGCGGAGAAGATCCGCGTGGCTCACTGGAGTGTGGCCGGGGCCAAAGAGGTGCCGGTGGACGAGGAGCTGGGTGGCGAACTGGCCCTGAGTCTGCGGCCTTTCGAGGCCAACTCGGCCCTCCAGGAAGTGGCGCAGAGCGATGACCTTGCCTTTGACGAGGAGGTGCCGCGCTTCATCGACCTGGGGCAGACCCTGCGCGTGGACAAGACCCCCAAGTCTCTGCGGCTGGACTACAGCGGCCTGTTTTCTGAGCAGATGACGCTCTACTGGAAGCTGCGTAGCCAGCTCCGGCTGGTGGCGATGGGGAACTCCCTGGTGACAAAGGGAATTGAAACCCGGCAGTTCTTTTCGCCTGAGAACGAGCGTACTCCGGTGGCTCTGAACCTGGCTCCGGCGGGAGCCAACAACACGCTGCAGTGCCTGATCGTGCGGGAGTATGTGCTGCCGCTGCCCAAGGTGGAGTGGGTGGTCTGGGGGGTGAGCCCCCGGGCCTTCAATGCAGAGCGGGAGGACACCATGAAGCTGGAAGTCTTCCTGGCCAGTCCCGGCTGGAACTATGATCAGGAGAATGAGAACAAGCTCTGGCCAGCCCCAGCAACCGCTCCCGTGACGGTGGAGGACCTGGCCTCGCTCAAAGTGACCCGGTTTGACGCCTGGGGATGGGAGGGGCGTGATCAAATCGCCCTGCCCAGCACCAGTGATGCGGAGACGCGCCGCGCCTTTATCACAAAGGAGTTCAAGGAGCCTGACTTCTCGTGGGAGGAAGACCGCTGGCGCGAGTTCGTGGAAACCGTACGGGCCCTGAATGCCAAAGGGGTGAAAGTGCTGCTGCTGACCACGCCCATGCACCCGGTGGTGAAGGAGACGGCGGCCGCCGACCCAGACTGGACGAGCCACGAAGGCATGGCGCAGCTCGTGAAGCGGCTGGAGGGCCTGGACCAGGAGCTCTCCCGGAGCTGGTACCGGGACTACAACCTGGCGGGCCACCATGCATTCACGCCTGACGAGTTTTATGACGCTGACCACATGAACCGGGCAGGTGCGGTGAGGCTGACCCAGCAGATCGCTGCTTGGATGGCCACCTGCGAGGGGAAGTGA
- a CDS encoding N-acetylglucosamine-6-phosphate deacetylase: MFDLQVNGYAGTDFNRDGLTAEALHHACECLRADGVSGILATIITDELPAMENRLATLASLREADPLAQEIIAGFHIEGPFINPEKGYVGAHPPHAVKPATVENARRLLDASQGLAKLVTLAPEHDAGFATTAWLTLQGVCVSAGHCNPTYEVLRESTNHGLKMFTHVGNGCPMLMHRHDNIVQRALSLRDRLWLCFIPDGVHIEFFALQNYLRAAGVEHSILVTDAISASRLGPGKFTLAGWDIVIGEDLVARSPDGSHFVGSTVTWPRIQENNEKHLGLSAEELHTLTVENPRKALGL, from the coding sequence ATGTTCGATCTCCAAGTCAACGGATACGCCGGCACCGACTTCAACCGCGATGGCCTGACGGCGGAAGCCCTGCACCACGCCTGCGAATGCCTGAGAGCCGACGGCGTCTCCGGCATTCTGGCCACCATCATCACCGATGAACTGCCAGCGATGGAGAACCGGCTCGCCACGCTGGCGAGCCTCCGTGAGGCTGATCCGCTGGCGCAGGAGATCATCGCAGGATTTCACATTGAAGGCCCCTTCATCAATCCGGAGAAAGGCTACGTCGGGGCCCATCCTCCCCATGCGGTCAAGCCCGCCACGGTGGAAAACGCCCGTCGCCTGCTCGACGCTTCCCAGGGCCTGGCCAAACTCGTGACCCTGGCCCCGGAGCACGATGCCGGATTTGCCACCACCGCCTGGCTCACCCTCCAGGGCGTATGCGTCTCCGCGGGCCATTGCAACCCCACCTATGAAGTCCTGCGTGAGTCCACGAACCACGGGCTCAAGATGTTCACCCACGTGGGCAACGGCTGCCCCATGCTCATGCACCGGCATGACAACATCGTGCAGCGCGCCCTCAGCCTCCGCGACCGCCTCTGGCTCTGCTTCATTCCAGACGGCGTGCACATCGAGTTCTTCGCCCTTCAGAACTACCTCCGCGCCGCCGGCGTGGAGCATAGCATCCTGGTCACCGACGCCATCTCCGCCTCCCGTCTCGGCCCCGGCAAGTTCACCCTCGCCGGCTGGGACATTGTCATCGGTGAAGACCTCGTCGCCCGCTCTCCAGATGGCTCCCACTTCGTCGGCTCCACCGTCACCTGGCCCCGCATTCAGGAGAACAACGAGAAACACCTCGGCCTGAGCGCAGAAGAGTTGCACACCCTCACTGTGGAAAATCCCCGGAAGGCGCTGGGCTTGTAA
- a CDS encoding DUF3592 domain-containing protein, which yields MTDTKGDRAIKAAMGLFLAVMGAIATWVLWHAYQRAEETRHWQPVEAVVIMSQLITNRPSPHSPLGYRAEIHYRYTVGEKTYTGTKVERVEGASNKQDKPMAKVRQFPVGHVITCYVNPDHPETAILQHASRAALYSLWFPLLFVVGGFGMMVSAFLRPKTSPGVTPKSVS from the coding sequence ATGACTGACACCAAAGGAGACCGCGCCATCAAAGCAGCCATGGGACTGTTCCTTGCGGTGATGGGAGCGATTGCCACCTGGGTGCTCTGGCATGCGTACCAGCGGGCCGAGGAAACCCGGCACTGGCAGCCGGTGGAGGCCGTAGTCATCATGTCACAGTTGATCACGAACCGTCCGAGTCCGCACTCCCCCCTGGGCTACCGGGCAGAGATTCACTATCGCTATACAGTCGGCGAGAAAACCTATACGGGCACGAAGGTGGAGCGGGTGGAGGGGGCCTCAAACAAGCAGGACAAGCCCATGGCCAAGGTAAGGCAGTTTCCGGTGGGTCACGTCATCACCTGCTATGTGAATCCCGATCATCCTGAGACGGCGATTCTCCAGCACGCGTCGCGAGCGGCGTTGTACTCTTTGTGGTTCCCCCTTTTGTTTGTGGTGGGCGGGTTCGGCATGATGGTCTCCGCCTTTCTCCGGCCCAAGACTTCGCCAGGGGTCACGCCCAAGTCCGTGTCATGA
- the recJ gene encoding single-stranded-DNA-specific exonuclease RecJ gives MPISSQKAVRWILEPVDPEVLASLRSTTLGATLPPLLVRLLALRGLATEAQAKGFLQPRLAELGDPFILPQMRQAVDRILLAVDRQEQVVLYGDYDVDGVTSLTLMTLVLQAYGLQPHAFLPLRMEEGYGLSHDGLLRCFEEHGKPALLIAMDCGTVSVAETDWLQQEGVDCIIVDHHEPAHRLPTCVALVNPKLEAHTGLTYFCTVGLVFKLTHALLKTRRLDTFDLKEHLDLVAMGTVADLVPLKDENRALVRKGLEKLATTRRVGLCALKQVAGVDGFIQAHHIGYRLGPRLNAAGRLDTAQTALDLLLCEDPQFARECADLLDAHNRERQDVESVAQKEALAMMAADPTLGEAACIVLGSRSWHQGVVGIVASRLMRDHHRPTLLLAFGQDGHGKGSGRSVTGISLVAALDQCRHLLLKGGGHPMAVGVSLKEENLADFRAAMSAAVESQITADELTPRLHLSAEISLSDLTPRFLEQYTLLEPFGMGNHEPIFLCRGMEPILPGQVLKEKHWKLTLRQGGQSRPAMWFNAPLNDIPPPPWDVALKVQRQVWRGQETWQLMISEVREAE, from the coding sequence ATGCCCATCTCCTCTCAGAAAGCCGTCCGCTGGATCCTGGAACCCGTTGATCCTGAGGTTCTGGCCAGTCTGAGGAGCACGACTCTGGGAGCCACGTTGCCACCGCTGCTGGTGCGACTCCTGGCACTGCGGGGGCTGGCCACGGAAGCCCAGGCCAAGGGCTTCCTGCAACCCCGGCTGGCCGAGCTGGGCGACCCCTTCATCCTGCCGCAGATGCGTCAGGCCGTGGACCGCATTCTCCTGGCCGTGGACCGGCAGGAGCAGGTGGTCCTCTACGGGGACTATGATGTGGACGGCGTCACCTCCCTCACCCTCATGACGCTGGTGCTCCAGGCCTACGGTTTGCAGCCGCACGCCTTCCTCCCTCTGCGCATGGAGGAAGGCTACGGCCTTAGCCATGACGGCCTCCTCCGCTGCTTTGAAGAGCACGGCAAGCCCGCCCTCCTTATCGCCATGGACTGCGGCACCGTCTCTGTGGCAGAGACCGACTGGCTCCAGCAAGAAGGAGTGGACTGCATCATCGTGGACCACCACGAACCCGCCCACCGCCTGCCCACCTGTGTGGCGCTGGTGAACCCCAAGCTGGAGGCCCACACCGGGCTCACCTACTTCTGCACCGTAGGGCTGGTCTTCAAGCTCACCCACGCCCTGCTCAAGACCCGTCGGCTGGACACCTTCGACCTCAAGGAGCATCTGGATCTCGTCGCCATGGGCACCGTGGCGGACTTGGTGCCGCTCAAGGATGAAAACCGCGCCCTTGTTCGCAAGGGCCTGGAAAAGCTTGCCACCACCCGGCGCGTCGGCTTGTGCGCCCTGAAGCAGGTCGCGGGCGTGGACGGCTTCATCCAGGCCCATCACATTGGTTATCGCCTGGGTCCCCGGCTCAACGCGGCCGGTCGCCTGGATACGGCGCAGACCGCGCTGGACCTCCTGCTCTGCGAGGATCCGCAGTTCGCCCGCGAGTGCGCCGACCTGCTGGACGCCCACAACCGCGAGCGCCAGGACGTCGAGTCCGTCGCCCAGAAGGAGGCGCTGGCCATGATGGCGGCCGATCCCACCCTGGGCGAGGCCGCCTGCATTGTGCTCGGCTCCCGCTCCTGGCATCAGGGCGTGGTCGGCATCGTCGCCTCACGTCTCATGCGCGACCACCACCGGCCCACGCTGCTCCTCGCCTTTGGGCAGGATGGCCATGGCAAAGGCAGCGGCCGCAGCGTCACCGGCATTTCCCTGGTGGCCGCGCTGGATCAGTGCCGCCACCTCCTGCTGAAAGGCGGCGGTCACCCCATGGCCGTAGGCGTCTCCCTCAAGGAGGAAAACCTGGCCGACTTCCGCGCCGCCATGAGCGCCGCCGTGGAAAGCCAGATCACCGCAGACGAGCTCACCCCGCGGCTCCATCTCTCCGCAGAGATCTCCCTGTCCGACCTTACCCCGCGCTTCCTGGAGCAGTACACACTCCTCGAACCCTTCGGCATGGGCAACCACGAGCCCATCTTCCTCTGCCGCGGCATGGAGCCCATCCTGCCGGGCCAGGTGCTCAAGGAAAAGCACTGGAAGCTCACCCTCCGCCAAGGCGGCCAGTCCCGCCCCGCCATGTGGTTCAACGCCCCCCTCAACGACATTCCCCCGCCTCCCTGGGACGTCGCCCTCAAAGTCCAGCGCCAGGTCTGGCGCGGCCAGGAAACCTGGCAGCTCATGATCAGCGAAGTTCGCGAAGCGGAGTAG